The Candidatus Binatia bacterium genome includes the window CGACGGCTTCGTGTCGTTCGCGCTGCGCGGCGGACCGGCGCGCATCCCCGGGCTCGTCGCGACCGCGAAGTGGCTCGAGGAGGAAGGCATCGACGCGCCGGCGTGGCGCGATCGCGACTGGACGGCGTACAGCCACAACGACCTCACGCAGCACGAGGTCGACGCGCTGTCGGCGCCGCTGCTCGAGCTCTTCGCGCGCAAGACGATGCGCGAGCTGTTCGCGGAGTCGATCGCGCGCGGCGTGATGCTGGCGCCGGTCAACGACGCGCGCGAGATCGCGCGCAGCGAGCAGCTCGCGGCGCGCGCGTTCTTCGCCGAGGTGCGCGACGAAGAGCGCGGCCTGACGTACGCGCTGCCCGCACGCTTCGCCGTGATGTCGGCCTGCGAGACCGACGTGCGCTGTCCCGCGCCGCGCATCGGCGAGCACAACGAAGAGGTCTACGGCGAGCTCGGGATCGGCGCCGACGAGCTCGCGGCGCTGCGCCGCGCGGGGGTCGTGTGAGCGGCGCTGTCGGCGTGAAGGCGCTCGCGGGCGTCAAGGTGCTGGAATTCGGCGGCGGCGCCGCGGGGCCGATCGCGGTCCGGCATCTCGCCGACCACGGCGCGACGGTGATCCGCGTCGAGTCGCGCACGCGGCCGGACTTCCTGCGCGTGCTCGGTCTCTCGAAGAAGAACCGCAATCTCGACGACGCGCCGATGTTCATGATGCTCAACTGCAACAAGATGTCGGTGGCGCTGAACCTGAGCGACCCGCGCGGCGTCGAGCTCGCGAAGAAGCTCGTGCTGTGGGCCGACGTCGTCGCCGAGAACTTCGCGCCCAAGGCGATGCGCAAGTGGGGCCTCGACTACGAGAGCCTGCGCGCGCTCAAGCCCGACCTGGTGATGGTCAGCACCTGCCTCATGGGCCAGACCGGCCCGCACCGCGACTACCCCGGCTTCGGCGGCCAGGGCTCGGCGATCTCCGGCTTCAACTTCCTGACCGGCTGGCCCGACCGCGAGGCCGTCGGCCAGCACGGCACGATCACCGACTCGCTCGCGCCGCGCTTCGTCGCCGCAGCCGTGCTGGCGGCGCTGCTGCGCCGGAAGAAGACGGGCGAGGGCTGCTACATCGACGTCGCGCAGACCGAGACCGCGGCGTACTCGCTCTCCGGCTGGATGCTCGAGTACTCTGCGAACGGCGAGGTGATCGGGCGCGACGGCAACCGCTCGCGGATCGCGGCGCCGCACGGCGCGTTTCCGTGCCGCGGCGAGGACCGATGGTGCGTCATCGCCTGCTGGGACGACGCCGGCTGGCAGCGGCTGGTCGCGGCGATGGGCTCGCCCGCGTGGGCGCTCGAGGAGCGCTGGGCGACGCTTGCGGGTCGGAAGAAGGACGAGGACGAGCTCGAAGCGTCGATCGCGGGGTGGACCGCGTCGCGCGAGGCTTCGGAGGTCGCGGAGCTGCTGCAGCGCGCGGGGGTCGAGGCGGGCGTGGTCGCGACGTGCCGCGACCTGGTCGCGGATCCGCAGCTCGAGCACCGCGGGCACTTCGTGCCGATGCAGCACGCGGTGCTCGGCGCGCACACGTGCGAGGCGCTCGGCTACCGGCTGTCGGAGACGCCGGGCGCGATCGAGCGTCCGGGGCCGCTGCTCGGGGAGCACTCGCGGTACGTGTACCGCGAGATCCTCGGGCTCGCGGACGACGAAATCGAGCGTTTAGCCTCCGACGGCGTGCTGCGCTGAACGTCGAAGGGACGTCGTTCGCGCTAGTGTCCCGGCCGGATGCGCGCGAGCAGGCGCGGCGCCACCGCGTCCCAGTGCTCGCGGAAGAAGCTCAGCACGCGCAGGTCGCAGAGCTTTCCGTCGACGTGCTCGTGCGCGACGAAGCGTCCCTCCTCGACGAAGAAGCGCCCCACCCCGCTTCCGATCTTGTCGCTCACGTCGCCGATCACTTCCGCGTACAGCTTACGAAGCTGCCACGTGCGGAAGACGTGATCGATGAAGAGCACGACGGCTTCGAGCGGCCAGCCCTGCCCGCGCACACGCGGCTCGAAGGCGAGCTCGAGAAAGGCCGTTCCCTCGCGAAGGTCCGCGTCGTGAACGCTGATGACACCGATCCGGGCGGCGGACTTCAGTGCGATGACGACGTGCTCGAGCAAGACTGCGCGTGTCACGCTTGACGCTCCGAAGGAGCGCAGGCTCGTACGGCGCTGCGTGGACACCATCAAAGCTTCGACGAAGGCGTCGTCGCCCGGCAGGAGTGGTCGCTGCAGCGTGTGCCGTCCAACCAAGGTCGGCACGTCGTAAGCGGATGCGCCGTCCGAGACGCGGTCGGCGGCGCTGACGCGCTCCGCGTAGATGCGGTACACGTCCTCGACGGAGGTCAGGCTCGCGACCTCCGAGTCCTCGACTGTCGCGCCGAGATCGTCAAGCAAGAGTACGAGCTCGAGGATTCGTACGGAATCCAGGTCCAGGTCCTCGCGAAGGCGCGCCTTCGGCAGGACGCGGCCCACGGACATCCCCATCTCGGCCGCGAAGCGAACGCGGAAGGCGTCGGGAGAAAGCGGCTGCCTGCGTCCGGTCGCGGGGGCCGAGCTCGCCGGC containing:
- a CDS encoding GNAT family protein, with protein sequence MDEPTASNGRPRAATGLDANRPSPGSDSTSTSTPASSAPATGRRQPLSPDAFRVRFAAEMGMSVGRVLPKARLREDLDLDSVRILELVLLLDDLGATVEDSEVASLTSVEDVYRIYAERVSAADRVSDGASAYDVPTLVGRHTLQRPLLPGDDAFVEALMVSTQRRTSLRSFGASSVTRAVLLEHVVIALKSAARIGVISVHDADLREGTAFLELAFEPRVRGQGWPLEAVVLFIDHVFRTWQLRKLYAEVIGDVSDKIGSGVGRFFVEEGRFVAHEHVDGKLCDLRVLSFFREHWDAVAPRLLARIRPGH
- a CDS encoding CoA transferase — encoded protein: MKALAGVKVLEFGGGAAGPIAVRHLADHGATVIRVESRTRPDFLRVLGLSKKNRNLDDAPMFMMLNCNKMSVALNLSDPRGVELAKKLVLWADVVAENFAPKAMRKWGLDYESLRALKPDLVMVSTCLMGQTGPHRDYPGFGGQGSAISGFNFLTGWPDREAVGQHGTITDSLAPRFVAAAVLAALLRRKKTGEGCYIDVAQTETAAYSLSGWMLEYSANGEVIGRDGNRSRIAAPHGAFPCRGEDRWCVIACWDDAGWQRLVAAMGSPAWALEERWATLAGRKKDEDELEASIAGWTASREASEVAELLQRAGVEAGVVATCRDLVADPQLEHRGHFVPMQHAVLGAHTCEALGYRLSETPGAIERPGPLLGEHSRYVYREILGLADDEIERLASDGVLR